Genomic DNA from Candidatus Omnitrophota bacterium:
CACTGACTTTGCCATAGGCGTATCCTCCTTTGCTGGCTCCTCAAGAGCCGGTTAGGTTAATAATTTGCGTTATCAACCTAAGAGGATATGCCTTTTTTATTTGTATGGCAATATCAAAAGTGCGAAAGATATTTTACTTTATGGAATACTCCAAGCGTAACTGAAATTCAACAGAATATAATTAAAAAAGTGTACATTAATTTCTGTTGGAAAGATAATCTTCCTATCCAGCACTTACTAGATGCAATCTCTTCTATTTTAGCCGAAGAGTACATTGTGGTAGCTAAACAGAACCCTGATGTGTTTCTTAGACACGGAGATATCAAATGAAAGCAGCAATATACGCAAGATACTCTTCTGAGAACCAAAGCGAAAAAAGCATAGATGATCAGGTAAGAGTGTGCAAGAACTACCGCAAAGAGCACGAAATCACTGTCAGCGATGAGCATATCTTTATTGATGAAGCACTATCCGGCTCCCTGCTTAACCGGCCCGGGCTTCAAGCCTTAGATAAAGCTGCTGAAAATAAGGAATTTGAAGCTGTGGTCGTTGACGACCTCTCTCGGCTTTCAAGAAGCAACCACCAAATGCTTACGCTGGTACTTAAATTCAATTATTACCAGGTCAAGTTAGTTTCTGTATCTGACGGCATAGTTACTGATGATGAAAACTCTAAATTAGGCATCCAGATGAGGGGGTTAATAAATGAATTGTACCTGGATGACCTAGGAAAGAAAACTATGCGCGGTTTAGAAGGTCAAAAACTGCGTGGGTTTAGTGCTGGAGAGAATGTATATGGCTATTGTAGTAAGCCGGTTGGTGAATTACGTCTCAATAAGAGAGGCCAAGCCAAATACGAAGGCAAAGTTCATAAGATAAATCTCGAAGAGGCTGAAGTTATCCGAAGAATATTCAACGAATTTATTAATGGAAATAGCATTCATAAAATAGCTACAAAGCTGAATGAAGATAAAATCCCGACAAAAAAGCATATGAATGGCGGTTGGAATATATCAACGGTAGCCCGAATACTTAAAAATGAGAAATATATCGGAAAATGGGACTGGCGAAAGTATAAAAACGTCCGTGATCCTATGACCGGCAAGAAAAAAGTTATCCCCCGTCCTGCCAAAGACCGAATTCCTATATACCGGGAAGACTTGGTAATAATCAACAAAGAAACTTGGGAAAGGACACAAAAACGATGGCAAGAACTCAAAGGAACCTGGCCTGTTAGCAAGAAGAAAAAGGCCTTCTATCAACAGAGAAGCTACGTACATACTAGCCCTAACCATTTATTTTCCGGACTTATGAAATGCAAAACTTGCGGTGGTGCGATTGTTCTTATCAGCGGTAAAGGCACTGGATATTATGGCTGTTACAACGCCAGGCGCAAAACCTGCACAAATACACTCGCTATCCCACGTAAAAGAATTGAAGAAATCATTATTAATGAACTTAAAGATAAGATATTAACAACTGATAATTTGGAATATGTATATAAGAATGTAGAAAAACTAGCTGCTGAAGGTTTCAATGAAGTGCCTGACTTAGTTAAGAAGAAAAAGGTTCAATATGAGAAAATACAGCAGGAAATACAGAATTATCTCAATTTTATTAAGGTTGGTAATCTTTCAAAGGCAGTATCTGAGGCTTTAACTGAAGCAGAAAAAAGAAATGAAGAATTAACGGCAGAAATAGGATCGTTAGAGTTCCAGAAAGATAATAGCTTTAAGGCGCCCCCTAAAGAATGGATCAATCATAGACTGGAAAACCTGCGCGAGACGTTAAATAAGAATACCGCCTCCTCTTCCATGGCACTTAAAGAGCTACTTGCGCCTATAAGCTTGGAGCCGGTATTAACTAGGGAATCTGATTTTTATCAGCTTTTTGAGGGGAATGAGAAGGAATTTAAGCCTTATTATGTCGCCCATACCAAAATTCGAACCTTAGCCCTCTTGGATGAGGAGCAAAAAGGTTCGAATTGGTATCAATGGCGGAGAGGCCGGGATTCGAACCCGGGGGCCCAGTTACCCAGGCCAATTGCTTAGCAGGCAATTGCTTTCAGCCGCTCAGCCACCTCTCCACGCTAAAACTTTATATCTATTCCAGCCTGAAGACGACACCTAAATCGTCTTCTCCCATAATCTTAAAACGCGCGTCTTTTCTCACCTGTTCAATCAACCCGTTAAAATAATTCTTCCCCGCATACCCGTAATTTGCCTTAAAGGTATTTTTCAGGATATCATAAGGGTCTTTTGTCCGGCCGAAAGAGACATCGCGATATAAATCATACAACCGGCGGTTATAATAAAACATATAGGTAGGGTCTAAGGTAACGAAATAATCATTGTCCGGGTCAACGCCGATAAAATATTGCGAGTCCGACCAATTAGCGTGAAAAATCAATTCACCCTTCGGTATGTTTTGTTTAAAGAATTTCCCGACACCCTCATAGTGAGAATCAAATACTTTATGTACAAGGGCGAACTGGCGCAGGCTCTTATATGTAAAAATAGCGGAGATCAACCCCAATACAGAAAAAATAATTATTGCCGGGGCAAACAGGAACTTTAAATTTAAAGGGGCCTCCCGGGCGGCGTTTTCCTGAAAATAATCCTGTGCATAAGAAGCCATGCTTAAAAGCATCAAAGGATAACCATGGGCGATATAACGCTGGGAGAGAAAAGAAAAAATAAAAAAGGCCGAAGAAATAACCAGAAATACCTGCGTCCTTAAAGTGGCCTTCGGACGTAAAAAAACCGCCGTAAGGAATATTGCGGTAATCGATAAGACTAAAAACGGGTAACTTAAAAGATAATCCCTCGTGCTTATAGGAAAAAACTCCGCCCCCAGCTCAATACCCCATTTCGCAGAATAAATGGGCACCATTACGGCGTTCAAGTAAAAGACTAAGATATTATTCGGAAAATGCGGGTGGACCAGGTAAGCGGTTATTATTGCCAGCCCCGTAACCCATAAAGACTTTAAGTTAAACCTTCTATTGTTAATGAACCTGGCTGACTCGGTGAGTATGGCATAGAGAAAGATATAAGGCCCGGAGACATGCATCAGGCAATAAAGGAAAGTTACGATAAAGACCAGCGGGTATTTTTCTTCTATGAGAAAATGTATCCCCAGTATGGTTAAGCCGACCACCAGGATCATCTGCCTCGGCCAGCAGAATAAATAGAAAAAACGGTCAGATATCAACAAGGCTAATAAAAATAAGGGGACTGACGGCCGCGGGGCATAGAGCCTCAACATAATAAAAAAAGTTATAAAAAACAGGACGCCGAAAAAAGCAGCCGAGACTTTCGCGCCCATAAAGATATCTTTTGAAAATAATTGCGTAAAAGGAATAAGCAGGACGTGGTAAAGCAGGTCCTTATCGGCAAAATTTTTGGCGAAAGTCGAATACCGCGCCCAGTGAAAATCGTACTTCAGGCCGTAGCTTTTAATAAACTCAGCCATGCGTATATGCAGGTAACCGTCAGGCCCATAGAGGGTGGGCGTCCAAAACTGGACTATGATTATTGCGGCAATCCCGAAAAGCAAGGCTACTATAGTGAGGATTTTAACGGAATAGTCCTTAAGAAACACATTCATTGTTATCTCTTCTTCTTAAAAAAATCTTTTAATAAACGGCTGCACTCTTTTTCCAATACGCCTTTTTTAACCTCAATCCTGTGGTTCAATTTCCTGTTGTTAGCTATATTTGTAATCGAACCGCAGGCCCCGGTTTTAGGGTCACTGGCGCCATAAACCAGTTTTTTTATCCTGGCTAAAACCAGAGCGCCGGCGCACATGCTGCAAGGCTCAATTGTAACATATAAGGTAGCCCCGCTCAACCACTTTGCCTTAAGATAATTGGCAGCGCTGGTCAAAGCGAGCATTTCGGCGTGGGCAGTGGGGTCTTTCAGGCGCTCCACCTGATTGTGGGCGCGGCTGATGATTCTGCCTTTATAAACGACCGCCGCTCCGACAGGGACCTCATCCTCAGAAAAAGCCGCCTCTGCTTCCTTTAAGGCCTCCTGCATAAATCCAGAATATTTTTTCAGCACAATTTAAAATGCGCCCAGTTGGGATCGAACCAACAACAACCAGTTCCGTAGACTGGTGCTCTATCCAGTTGAGCTATGGGCGCCATAAGTATACATTATTAATAATACCGAATAATGAATTCAGATTAAAAAGAGAAAATAATATTAAGACCGGTCCGCTTATTTTATTATACCTGGCCAGCTGGCTATTCAGCCAATCTATATTCCTATCTAAGGGGCTGAGGATACGGCTTGATAATACGTTAGAACCAAGCTTCTCTTCTATATCGCGGTATGTATCCAGAGAAAAAGTAAAAATTACACTTAAGATGCAGGTGGTCCCATAAATTAAAAAGACGCTACCGCTTGCTAATAAATCAAAGCTATTAAATTCCATATTTTATCTTTTCGGCATCCACACATGCACTCCGCTCGCTATTTTGCTTGTCGCAAAATTACGCTCGCTTGAGTGCCGTTTGACTTTTCCAGCAAGGAAAAGTCAAACGGAGAGGCAGGGATTCGAACCCTGGTACCCTTGCGGGTAATACGCTCTCCAAGCGTACGCTTTCAACCACTCAGCCACCTCTCCAAACAAATTACTTTACTTCTAAAGATACAAAATCTTGATTACTGGCGGAAGGAGCAGGATTCGAACCTGCGAGACATTGCTGCCTGGACGCTTTCGAGGCGTCTGGATTCAACCACTCTCCCATCCTTCCTTTTATAATTATCGATGCATCTATCTTGCGATAAAACCTTACTATCAATAAATCTTTGATATTTTTGCAGATGTTTAGCATTATGAGTACCTACTTCTTGGAAATACCTTGCGATTTCGTCTTTTCCATACACGTAAACACGCCTTCCCGTTACGCAGGGATGGTAGCCATTCTTATCAAAGATAGTATAGACGCTTTTAAGTAAAGGTTGCGAAGCATTAGTAAAACATAAAGCAAAATTATGATATCGCTTTTTATTGACATTGTGCGCATATGCATAGCAAGAGCCATCAGTATCCATTAGCCCCCGTAAACACGCAACTGCAAATTCATTTTTTCTCAAAACCCAAGCAGGAATATCAACGGCTTGTTTTACCTTATTCCCCGTTTTAAGCCCGTACTTTTTGAATAATACAATGAGATTCCTTCCCGAAGCAACTATACGCGCGGCAATTTCTTTTTTCCGTAACATAACTGAAGATTGAATATGAAACAACTTTTCAAGAAGGCTTTTTACGTAGTCCAAGTATTCCTTATCGGTCTGCGAATTAAGGGCTATGCTAAGCTGATAATTCGTTAGGCCTCCATCGCCAAGCATAATTCCAATGAATTCCGCTAGCTCAAACGAATACCCGGGATCATGTATTCCCTTTCTGACAACAATACCGGATTGCAGAGCCCATACGGGATTCATCCTTATTAACCGCTGAGTCGCTAATCCACCTTTACGCCTTCCCTCTGGGGTCCCAAGAGCACCGTATATTTGAAACCTTTTCAGCGCCCCAAGCCGGGAATATTTCTTCGCACTCCAATAATCTTCCAATATTTCAATACCTTGCGGAATAGGAATTTTAGTCAAAGAATGTAAATTTCTCAGAGAGGCGTGGTCCATTGTGTATCTTTCGCGCCGCCAATCCCTAAGAGTCCTCTCATTAATGTTAAGAAATCTCGATACCTCTGCCCAGTCATTCTTGAAATAAAAACCGACAGAATCAAAAAAAGAACGCTGTTCTCCTTCGGGAAATTTAACTCGTGCCATAATGTCATAAGTAATAACGGAGGAGAGAGGATTCGAACCCCTGAGGCACCTTACGGCACCTAACTGTTTTCAAGACAGTCCCAATCGACCAACTCTGGCACTCCTCCAGAAATTAGAAAAAGAAAAACTGTTTAAAGATAGCATAAAATATATTGCTACCGATCTGGCAGGAATTATTGAAGAAGTTTACGAAAGAAAATTCCTTGAATAAAATGTTCAGGCAAAAAGAAATCAGCACCAGGTCGATGATATAGATAAAAGAGAAGCCAAAGATATAGTTTGCTTTCAAGAAATCGCCCTGTTTGGAGCGTATGGACTTGGCGCCGAAAATAAGGTGTAAGGCGAGGCTGAAACTCAATAAAAAAATAAAATAACCGAATACCTCTTTTTCCTTAAACACCGGCAAAAGCAGTAAACACAGGATAAATACGATGATAGTGTAAACAGGCAACAGGTAAGGGGCAACCCTGACCAGAGGTTTAAAAAATTTAAAAATTATCTCTAAGAGCCTCTGGCCTTTTTTATAAATTATGGCCGGCTCATAAATAAAAAGATATATAATAACAAAACTGATTATGCCCGCCCAGAAATAACCTTTAAATGTCCTTTCGATAACATTGAATTCATTGAAAAACGCTAATGAAAAAGAATAAACAAAAGGCAGAAGGCAGGCCCCCATAACAAACTTGATAATACCAAAAAGCTTGGCGGGAAATCCGGCTATTTTAGGCGCTGGGGCCGGGCCTTGCGCAGCCTCGATATTAAGTTTGTCTAAAATTTCGTTATCTTTGGAGGATTCTTTCATTTCCTTCGATCCTTCGATTCACGCTCAGGATTGCCGGTGAGCGTAGTCAAACCATCAAGATATGGCCTTAAAACCTCAGGTATAGCTATGGAGCCATCCTTCTGCTGGTAATTTTCTAATATGGCAATTACTGTCCGCGCCAAGGCAACCCCTGAACCGTTTAAAGTATGCACAAATTCGGTCGTTGGTCGTTGGTCGTTGGTCGTTGGTTTACGTCTGAATTTTATATTTGCGCGCCGGGCCTGGAAACTTTCAAAATTGGAACAGCTGGAGACTTCAAGCCAGGAATCCATACCCGCAGCATAAGCCTCCAGGTCGTAACATTTGCTTGCGGAAAAACTTAAATCCTGGGTGGATAACATTGCTACCCGGTAAGGTAGGCCCAATAATTGCAGGGCCTCCTCCGCGTTACCAACTAATCTTTCCAGTTCTTCGTAAGAGGTTTCGGGCCGGACAAATTTTACCAGCTCCACTTTATCAAATTGGTGCACGCGCATCAGGCCTTTGGTATCCTTTCCGTAGGAACCCGCCTCCCTCCGAAAACAAGCGGTATAGGCAGTATAATAAACCGGCAGTTTATCTTCATCCAGTATTTCATCGCGGAAGATATTAGTGACCGGAACCTCCGCGGTAGGGATAAGGAATAAATCATCGTCTTTTAAACGATACATATCCTCCTCTAATTTAGGAAGCTGGCCTGTCCCGGTCATGGAGGCGCGATTAACCAGAAAAGGCGGGAAGACTTCCGTATAACCGTGTTTCTTTGTATGTAAATCAAGCATAAAATTAATCAGGGCACGCTCTAATCTGGCCCCCCAGCCTTTATAAAGTATAAAATTCGATCCGGAAATTTTTGCGGCCCTGGAAAAATCAATGATATCCAAATGTTGAGCTAATTCGATATGGGTGGCCGGCTTAAAATCAAACTCAGGAAGCGCCCCCCATGAACGCACGGTCTTTTTACAGGAAGGCTCACCGACAGGAACAGAGGTATGCGGGATATTAGGGATGGCTAATAATAACTCATCCAGCTGCGCATTCATCTCTTTCAACCCTGCCTCTAACCCGCCAATCCTCTCTGAGATCTTTTTCATGGAAGCAATCTTACTTTTAGCGTCCTTTTTGGCCTTTAATAAAGCGCTGATTTCATCATTGGCCCTATTCCTTTGCGCCCTCAGGTCTTCTACTTCGCTTAAGGCCTTACGCCGGAAATCATCAAGCTTAACCAAGCCATCAAGGTCTAATTTCAGATTGCGGCTCTTAATCGACTCCTTAACCAAACCTAAATTTTCGCGGATAAATTTTATATCCAGCATCGCATCTTTATTTTTATTGTGTCAGTTGTTTTTGTGCTATTAAGAACTCTTTACATTTAAATATAGCGGCTATTAAAAAAAACATATACACGCTGATGTAGAACAGCCCAAAAATAGCGGTATTCCATCTCATAATAATAGACAAAACCGCTAATAAAGTCGGGACAGTCAAGGCATAAACCCCTATGTTTAAAACCTGGGGATAATTTATTCCTGACCTGGTTAATTTCGCTAAAATAAAAGCTATGGGGCTAAAGAAAAAAAGCTGGATGATTTTAGCAAAGGCATAATACGAAAATAAAAAAATCAATATAACTGGAGATGCCACCCACGGTAAGATTTTCAGCCATCTAGCCAGGCTTTTGTAGGTAAGCTGGTGCATTTTCCCCTTGCTAAAGGCTACGTTGATAATCTCTCCCTTAGCTTCTTCTCCCGGCTGCAGCTTAAAATAAGACACCTTAGAGAGGTCATATTCCTTTATCTCCGTAACACCCTGCGATTCGGTATTCTTGAAGATTAATTTGTTTTTGGTTAATAGCATGGCGAACTCATACCCTTCAAGCGAAGCGATTTTCCCGGTTGTATCAATAATAAAATCAAACCTGTCTTTCTGCGCCCCCCATCTTTTAATAAATGGCTGCGGGACGGCACAAAAGACATCTCCGTTTTCTATCGTAATCGCAGGGATATCCGAAAGAACCTGGGACAGGTTACCCCGCGCCCACTCGGAGACACTAAACACCCTGATTCTTAAATCTATCGTATATTTTACGGATAATACCACGGCTACAAAGAGCACCAGTAATATTAAATAACGCAGGCTCCTGCCAAACGTTTGCCGCAAGATACTACAGTAAAAATTAGGATTTAAGCTTTTAGTTAACTCCTGCCAAAAACTTCCTTTATTCTCTATAGTACTCTCTGTCATGCTAAACCTCCGATATCAACCTTTGATTACCCCTAAGGGCCGCATCCTGCAGACGCGCTTGGAAATCCCGGCATTGTGCACTACATCCACTACTTCATTAACGTCTTTATATGCCTGCGGCGCTTCTTCTACGATTGTGCCGCGTCCGGAAGCTTTTACTATTATACCTTTAGATTCCAATTCTTTCAATAACATATCTGCGTTAATGGACCTTGTGGCAGCGGTGCGCGATTTTAACCTGCCGGCGCCATGGCAGGTAGAGCCGAATGTCTCCTCCGTTGCCTTCTGCGTCCCGATGAGTAGATAAGAATTCCTCCCCATATCTCCCGGAATAATTACCGGCTGGCCTATCTTCTTATACCTTTCGGGTAATGCCGGATGGCCCGGCCCAAAGGCGCGCGTGGCGCCTTTACGGTGCACGCAAAGATTTCTTTCTTTACCGTTAACCGTATATTTTTCTATCTTGGCAATATTATGGGCTACATCGTAAATCAAATGCATCCCCATCTTTTGCCAGGGCATGGCGAAAACCCTCTCGAAAACCTGGCGCGTCAGGTGCATCAGGCACTGCCGGTTTGCCCAGGCATAGTTAGCCGCGCATTTCATCGCGCCTATATAGCTCTTTCCTTCGCTGGAATTAACCGGAGCGCAGGCAAGCTGCCTATCCGGGACATTGATATTGTATTTTGTAAGGCAATGTATCATGCTTTTTACATACTCATCGCAAATCTGATAACCTAAGCCGCGTGAACCGGAATGAATCATGACCGTAACCTGACCCAGGGTAAGGCCAAGCGCATCGCAGGCATCGCGGTCATAAAGCTGGTCAATAGCCTGTACCTCCAGGAAATGGTTTCCCGAACCCAATGTCCCTGACTGGGCCTTGCCTCTTTCGTAGGCCCTGCCTGAAACACAGCCAGGGTCCGCGCCCTGAATCGCGCCGTATTCTTCAGTACACTCCAAATCCTCTTCTGTGCCATAGCCCTTCTCTACCGCCCACCTGGCACCCTTGATTAAAATTTCTTTTTCTTCCCGGGCGCTGACTCTGATATCACCTTTTGAACCCACGCCCGAAGGTATGTCCGAAAATAAGGCGTAGACTAAATCCCTGATTTTATCTTTCATCTCATCATATTGGAAATTAGTCTTCACCAAGCGCACGCCGCAGTTTGATACCACAAAATTATTGGCAACAAAATTATGATGGGGATGCTCAACGGTAAAGTCATAAACATAATCATCAAAGTTAACTTCTTCGATAGACTCGATATTATCCCAAAGCATATTAGAAGTATTTAAGCCTGCGGTAATATCTTCAATAAATTCA
This window encodes:
- a CDS encoding DUF1189 family protein, with the protein product MTESTIENKGSFWQELTKSLNPNFYCSILRQTFGRSLRYLILLVLFVAVVLSVKYTIDLRIRVFSVSEWARGNLSQVLSDIPAITIENGDVFCAVPQPFIKRWGAQKDRFDFIIDTTGKIASLEGYEFAMLLTKNKLIFKNTESQGVTEIKEYDLSKVSYFKLQPGEEAKGEIINVAFSKGKMHQLTYKSLARWLKILPWVASPVILIFLFSYYAFAKIIQLFFFSPIAFILAKLTRSGINYPQVLNIGVYALTVPTLLAVLSIIMRWNTAIFGLFYISVYMFFLIAAIFKCKEFLIAQKQLTQ
- the tadA gene encoding tRNA adenosine(34) deaminase TadA, whose translation is MKKYSGFMQEALKEAEAAFSEDEVPVGAAVVYKGRIISRAHNQVERLKDPTAHAEMLALTSAANYLKAKWLSGATLYVTIEPCSMCAGALVLARIKKLVYGASDPKTGACGSITNIANNRKLNHRIEVKKGVLEKECSRLLKDFFKKKR
- the serS gene encoding serine--tRNA ligase: MLDIKFIRENLGLVKESIKSRNLKLDLDGLVKLDDFRRKALSEVEDLRAQRNRANDEISALLKAKKDAKSKIASMKKISERIGGLEAGLKEMNAQLDELLLAIPNIPHTSVPVGEPSCKKTVRSWGALPEFDFKPATHIELAQHLDIIDFSRAAKISGSNFILYKGWGARLERALINFMLDLHTKKHGYTEVFPPFLVNRASMTGTGQLPKLEEDMYRLKDDDLFLIPTAEVPVTNIFRDEILDEDKLPVYYTAYTACFRREAGSYGKDTKGLMRVHQFDKVELVKFVRPETSYEELERLVGNAEEALQLLGLPYRVAMLSTQDLSFSASKCYDLEAYAAGMDSWLEVSSCSNFESFQARRANIKFRRKPTTNDQRPTTEFVHTLNGSGVALARTVIAILENYQQKDGSIAIPEVLRPYLDGLTTLTGNPERESKDRRK